A single window of Microbacterium oryzae DNA harbors:
- the glgC gene encoding glucose-1-phosphate adenylyltransferase: MSKYFGIVLAGGEGKRLMPLTEDRAKPAVPFGGQYRLIDFALSNLVNSGLRQIVVLTQYKSHSLDRHISQVWRMNGILGSYITSVPAQQRLGKRWYQGSADAILQSLNLIYDERPDYIVVVGADHVYRMDFDQMIDAHIASGADATVAAIRQPISLADQFGVIDIDPEQPTRIREFLEKPKAPEGLPDSPNEVLASMGNYVFTTQALIDEVRRDEDRPGSNHDMGGDIIPAFVERGTAGVYDMKLNTVPGASARDRYYWRDVGTIDSYFEAHQDLISVLPVFNLYNQEWPIFTQQVNMPPAKFARDARGTLSTVIDSIVAGGSVISGAHIERSVLGANGIVESGAHVSDSIVFDNARIKPGATVRRAILDKNVVVEAGASVGLSREADAARGYVITPSGITLVGKGTVVKAP; this comes from the coding sequence ATGTCTAAGTACTTCGGCATCGTGCTCGCAGGCGGAGAAGGCAAGCGCCTCATGCCCCTCACCGAGGACCGCGCGAAGCCGGCGGTGCCGTTCGGCGGCCAGTACCGGCTCATCGACTTCGCGCTGTCCAACCTCGTGAACTCGGGCCTGCGCCAGATCGTCGTCCTCACGCAGTACAAGTCCCACAGCCTCGACCGGCACATCTCGCAGGTGTGGCGCATGAACGGCATCCTCGGCTCGTACATCACCTCGGTGCCCGCGCAGCAGCGCCTCGGAAAGCGCTGGTATCAGGGCTCGGCCGACGCCATCCTGCAGAGCCTGAACCTCATCTACGACGAGCGCCCCGACTACATCGTCGTGGTCGGCGCCGACCACGTGTACCGCATGGACTTCGACCAGATGATCGACGCGCACATCGCCTCCGGAGCCGATGCCACGGTCGCGGCCATCCGCCAGCCGATCTCGCTCGCCGACCAGTTCGGCGTCATCGACATCGATCCCGAGCAGCCCACGCGCATCCGCGAGTTCCTGGAGAAGCCCAAGGCCCCGGAGGGGCTGCCGGACTCCCCGAACGAGGTGCTCGCCTCCATGGGCAACTACGTCTTCACCACCCAGGCCCTCATCGACGAGGTGCGGCGTGACGAGGACCGCCCGGGGTCGAACCACGACATGGGCGGCGACATCATCCCCGCGTTCGTCGAGCGCGGCACCGCCGGCGTCTACGACATGAAGCTCAACACGGTGCCCGGCGCATCGGCGCGCGACCGATACTACTGGCGCGACGTGGGCACGATCGACTCCTACTTCGAGGCGCACCAGGACCTCATCTCGGTGCTGCCGGTGTTCAACCTGTACAACCAGGAGTGGCCGATCTTCACGCAGCAGGTCAACATGCCGCCGGCGAAGTTCGCCCGCGACGCACGCGGCACGCTGAGCACCGTGATCGACTCGATCGTCGCCGGCGGCAGCGTCATCTCGGGCGCGCACATCGAGCGCAGCGTGCTCGGCGCGAACGGCATCGTCGAGTCCGGCGCCCACGTGAGCGACTCGATCGTGTTCGACAACGCGCGGATCAAGCCGGGCGCGACCGTGCGCCGGGCCATCCTCGACAAGAACGTCGTCGTGGAGGCCGGGGCCTCGGTCGGCCTCTCGCGCGAGGCCGATGCCGCCCGCGGCTACGTCATCACGCCGAGCGGCATCACGCTGGTCGGGAAGGGCACCGTCGTCAAGGCCCCCTGA
- a CDS encoding transglutaminase TgpA family protein produces MSAAEGAAARGRASGDPGLALWTAVAVLAAALPISRVVLPSWLPQTVLVVAVVTAAGWAVRRSARLSWPILAEAAAWLVAVTVVLPAAIPRLVVVPSLDTVPAVRAMLSAVVDELLRGVAPVRPTPALSWTITAAIGLLAIAMAHVALTARLPLLAATGLIAVALIPSLVVPQRVDVVYFVPLAVAILLLLRADTRARDPRDGLAHAASASAVAAVVGVVAVVAALAIPPFLPQPVAKAGTGIGPTTTIDADLDLGASLRQPAETEVLRVTTDAGSAPYLRVATLSSFDGEVWTPDTGALTSVAAGLPPLERSSAERVAGTARIDVTKLAGSYLPLPYAAVELEGVDEAWSLLTANRTLVTNSATSLDAQYTVSWERPAPTREEAQQATVGGEGAPAQALELPALPAVIPELAAEVTESAESPYDQLRALQGWFRGGAFRYSLNAPVEEGFDGSGVEAIARFLDERAGYCVHFASAFAVMARTLGIPTRVVVGYLPGTSTGQPGADGTMTYSVTSGQLHSWPEAHLDGIGWVAFDPTASLGVPTNFLPETPTGAQTPTDELEGRWATPRPTPTTTATAAPGADAADASSAGGARGSGGASTALGVATALVLALLVPFLVRVGRRRGRLRAPDGRRAEAAWRELVDTAIDAGYDVSASESPRALGARLVAEAGAPAPQVALLVGAVERAAYAREGDDLPASATADALRAARRAILPRPADRLRAAAAPRSLVVRPSVDELV; encoded by the coding sequence ATGTCGGCCGCTGAGGGCGCTGCCGCCCGAGGACGTGCGAGCGGCGATCCCGGGCTGGCGCTGTGGACGGCGGTCGCCGTGCTCGCCGCCGCCCTGCCTATCTCGCGCGTCGTCCTGCCCTCGTGGCTGCCGCAGACCGTGCTCGTCGTCGCGGTCGTCACGGCGGCGGGCTGGGCGGTGCGACGCAGTGCGCGGCTCTCCTGGCCGATCCTGGCCGAAGCGGCGGCCTGGCTCGTCGCCGTGACCGTGGTGCTGCCGGCCGCCATCCCGCGGCTCGTCGTCGTCCCCTCCCTCGACACCGTCCCCGCCGTGCGCGCCATGCTGAGCGCGGTGGTCGACGAGCTGCTGCGCGGCGTCGCGCCGGTGCGGCCCACTCCCGCGCTGTCATGGACCATCACCGCGGCGATCGGGCTCCTCGCGATCGCCATGGCGCACGTCGCCCTCACCGCGCGCCTGCCGCTCCTGGCCGCCACCGGGCTCATCGCCGTGGCGCTCATCCCGTCGCTCGTCGTGCCCCAGCGGGTGGATGTCGTCTACTTCGTGCCGCTGGCGGTGGCGATCCTGCTCCTCCTGCGGGCGGACACCCGGGCGCGCGACCCCCGGGACGGGCTCGCGCACGCGGCCTCGGCCTCGGCGGTCGCCGCGGTCGTCGGCGTCGTCGCGGTCGTCGCGGCCCTGGCCATCCCCCCGTTCCTCCCCCAGCCGGTCGCCAAGGCGGGCACGGGCATCGGCCCGACCACCACCATCGACGCCGATCTCGACCTCGGCGCGAGCCTGCGCCAGCCCGCGGAGACCGAGGTGCTGCGGGTCACGACCGACGCGGGCTCCGCGCCGTACCTGCGCGTGGCGACCCTGTCGTCGTTCGACGGAGAGGTCTGGACCCCCGACACCGGCGCGCTGACCTCGGTGGCCGCCGGCCTCCCCCCGCTCGAGCGCAGCTCGGCCGAGCGCGTGGCGGGCACCGCGCGGATCGACGTCACCAAGCTCGCCGGCTCGTACCTCCCCCTGCCCTACGCGGCGGTGGAGCTCGAGGGCGTCGACGAGGCGTGGTCGCTGCTCACCGCGAACCGCACCCTCGTCACGAACTCGGCCACCTCCCTCGACGCGCAGTACACGGTGTCGTGGGAGCGCCCGGCGCCCACGCGCGAGGAGGCCCAGCAGGCCACGGTCGGCGGCGAGGGCGCACCCGCGCAGGCGCTCGAGCTGCCCGCGCTGCCCGCCGTCATTCCGGAGCTGGCCGCCGAGGTGACCGAGAGCGCCGAGAGCCCGTACGACCAGCTGCGCGCCCTGCAGGGCTGGTTCCGCGGCGGCGCGTTCCGCTACTCCCTGAACGCACCCGTCGAGGAGGGCTTCGACGGGTCGGGCGTGGAGGCGATCGCGCGATTCCTCGACGAGCGGGCCGGCTACTGCGTGCACTTCGCGTCGGCCTTCGCCGTCATGGCGCGCACGCTGGGCATCCCCACCCGCGTCGTGGTGGGATACCTCCCCGGCACGTCGACGGGCCAGCCGGGCGCCGACGGCACGATGACCTACTCGGTCACGAGCGGTCAGCTACACTCCTGGCCCGAGGCGCACCTCGACGGCATCGGCTGGGTCGCGTTCGACCCCACCGCCTCGCTCGGGGTGCCGACGAACTTCCTGCCGGAGACGCCCACCGGCGCGCAGACGCCGACGGACGAGCTCGAAGGGCGCTGGGCCACGCCGCGGCCGACCCCGACGACGACGGCGACCGCCGCTCCCGGAGCCGACGCGGCCGACGCGAGCTCGGCCGGAGGCGCGCGCGGGAGCGGAGGGGCTTCGACCGCGCTCGGCGTCGCCACCGCCCTCGTGCTCGCCCTGCTCGTGCCGTTCCTCGTGCGGGTCGGGCGACGGCGCGGGCGCCTCCGCGCTCCGGACGGCCGCCGCGCCGAGGCCGCCTGGCGCGAGCTGGTGGACACCGCGATCGACGCCGGATACGACGTCAGCGCGAGCGAGTCGCCCCGCGCGCTGGGCGCGCGTCTCGTCGCGGAGGCCGGTGCGCCGGCGCCGCAGGTCGCCCTGCTGGTCGGCGCGGTCGAACGCGCGGCGTACGCCAGGGAGGGCGATGACCTGCCCGCGTCCGCGACGGCCGATGCGCTCCGGGCCGCGCGCCGCGCCATCCTGCCCCGGCCGGCCGATCGACTGCGGGCCGCGGCCGCTCCCCGATCGCTCGTCGTCCGGCCGTCCGTCGACGAGCTCGTCTGA